TTTTAGCAGGGTTTGACAAGCGGTCCATCATGTTAGTAATGCCACCATGTTTTAACCCTTCGGTAACCGTTTCAATGCCATATTGCAATAATTTACGTGCGTACGCCGCGTCTACACCTTGTGCTACAAGCTGTTCATGACCCAGTACCGCAGCCGTTTGTAACATGCCACATAAAATGGTTTGCTCACCCATTAAATCAGACTTAACTTCTGCGATAAATGATGATTCAAGTACACCTGCACGATCACCACCGGTTGCTGAAGCATAGGCTTTTGCAATGGCTAAACCATTACCTTGTGGATCATTTTCAGGGTGAACAGCAATGAGTGTAGGCACACCAAAACCGCGTTTGTATTCTTCACGTACTTCCGTACCTGGGCATTTCGGGGCTACCATTACCACAGTTATATCAGCACGAATTTGCATGCCTTCTTCAACAATATTAAAGCCATGTGAATATGCTAACGTTGATCCTTGTTTCATAAATGGCATTACCGCCGAAACAGCAGACGTATGTTGTTTATCTGGTGTTAAATTTAATACTAAGTCTGCTTGCGGAATCAGTTCTTCGTATGTACCAACGGTAAAACCATTTTCAGTTGCCCAAGCCCACGACTGACGTTTTTCGGCAATCGCTGATTCACGTAATGCATAAGAAATATTCAAGCCAGAATCGCGCATATTAAGGCCTTGATTTAAGCCTTGTGCACCACACCCTACAATAACGATGTTCCAATCTTTAATAAAGTTACAGCCATCGCTGAACTCTTCACGCTTCATAAAACGACACTTGCCCAATTGAGCCAATTTTTCACGTAAACTTAGGGTATTAAAATAATTACTCATAATATTTCCTTGCCAGCCTTAATGCTGAACTAACTAAAACAGGATGTCAGATTTTTTGACCTATGAGCATAATACTGCAAGACGAACATTGCTTAAAATGATATATTCGCACCACTGTATTGCAAAAAACGCAACATTAAGTCACTACCATGGATCAAAAATCATTAAAAATGTTCGTTGACCTCGCCAATAATTTACATTTTGGCAAAACGGCAGAAGCAAACCACGTAAGTACCTCGACCTTGAGCCGTGCCATTCAGCGCATTGAAACTGAAGTGGGTTGCAACTTATTGCACCGTGACAATAGAACGGTGGTGCTCACACAGGCGGGTCAGCAGTTTCAGCAATATGCACAACAGCAACTTGATAACTGGCATGTATTACAGCTTTCACTGCGACAAGAACAAACCCAGTTACAGGGAAAACTTAATATTTTTTGCTCGGTTACCGCAGCATACAGCCACCTACCGCCATTGCTCGATCAGTTTCGTCAACAACACCCCTTAGTAGAAATTATGCTCGTAACTGGCGATGCAGCCGATGCCTTTGAACAGCTTAGTTCTCAATCTGTTGATTTAGCCATTGCGG
The Thalassotalea hakodatensis genome window above contains:
- the ilvC gene encoding ketol-acid reductoisomerase, with translation MSNYFNTLSLREKLAQLGKCRFMKREEFSDGCNFIKDWNIVIVGCGAQGLNQGLNMRDSGLNISYALRESAIAEKRQSWAWATENGFTVGTYEELIPQADLVLNLTPDKQHTSAVSAVMPFMKQGSTLAYSHGFNIVEEGMQIRADITVVMVAPKCPGTEVREEYKRGFGVPTLIAVHPENDPQGNGLAIAKAYASATGGDRAGVLESSFIAEVKSDLMGEQTILCGMLQTAAVLGHEQLVAQGVDAAYARKLLQYGIETVTEGLKHGGITNMMDRLSNPAKIRAFDMAEELKDVLRPLFEKHMDDIIEGVFSATMMEDWANDDANLLKWREQTAESSFEQAPDCETAISEQEYYDKGIFVVAMVKAGVELAFESMVAAGIIEESAYYESLHETPLIANCIARNKLYEMNVVISDTAEYGNYLFTHAAQPMLKDFVSKLSLEDLGEGLSNTSNGVDNVRLIEVNDAIRNHSVEIVGQELRGYMTDMKRIVESNL
- the ilvY gene encoding HTH-type transcriptional activator IlvY, which translates into the protein MDQKSLKMFVDLANNLHFGKTAEANHVSTSTLSRAIQRIETEVGCNLLHRDNRTVVLTQAGQQFQQYAQQQLDNWHVLQLSLRQEQTQLQGKLNIFCSVTAAYSHLPPLLDQFRQQHPLVEIMLVTGDAADAFEQLSSQSVDLAIAVKPESLSRQFYFHPLAQVPLTVIAPSKVCHVQQQVNMPVIEWGNIPMILPEHGIARKRFDYWFRRRQQGKPNIYATVSGHEALVSMVALGCGVGMVPQVVVDNSPVKDRVKNLENIGDIPPFELGVCCLNQHKANSLITAFLQSIE